From Erigeron canadensis isolate Cc75 chromosome 8, C_canadensis_v1, whole genome shotgun sequence, one genomic window encodes:
- the LOC122580411 gene encoding uncharacterized protein LOC122580411, with amino-acid sequence MNPIHIDLGPAVVAVAMFILLSPGLLFQMPARTRVIEFGNMYTSAISILIHAVLYFAIYTILVVTFGIHIHT; translated from the coding sequence ATGAACCCGATACATATAGATTTGGGGCCGGCGGTGGTAGCAGTGGCTATGTTCATACTATTGTCACCGGGGTTGCTATTCCAGATGCCAGCACGGACCAGGGTGATAGAGTTTGGAAACATGTACACAAGTGCCATATCCATTCTTATCCATGCGGTTCTGTATTTTGCCATTTATACCATCTTGGTTGTAACTTTCGGTATTCACATACATACTTAA